Genomic segment of Rhodothermales bacterium:
GAAAACGTGCTCGGATGTAAGTGGTCGATCCAGTTGTTGGCGTTGATCGCCGGCGGCACGTTGCGCCCAAGCGCGCTGCGGCGGGCCTGCCCCGGGTTGTCGGCCAAGGTGATGAACGAGCGGCTTCGTAAGCTGACCGGTAACGGCATCGTACAGCGCCAGGTTTTCGGCGAAAAACCGCCCGTGGAAGTGGAATACACCCTCACGGCATTTGGCGAACGCTTCGCAACGCTCCTCGATGAAGTGAAGCGGCTGCAGGACGAACTCGACGACACCAATTCGTAAGGCCTTATGGACGCCAATCATATCGCCGATCTCATCCGGCAGGGC
This window contains:
- a CDS encoding winged helix-turn-helix transcriptional regulator — its product is MLENVLGCKWSIQLLALIAGGTLRPSALRRACPGLSAKVMNERLRKLTGNGIVQRQVFGEKPPVEVEYTLTAFGERFATLLDEVKRLQDELDDTNS